From Plodia interpunctella isolate USDA-ARS_2022_Savannah chromosome 18, ilPloInte3.2, whole genome shotgun sequence, a single genomic window includes:
- the LOC128677405 gene encoding uncharacterized protein LOC128677405, which produces MENNSDGDIQLNRSLEVQEKTSRQESDVVEEIEWDDSNFRNTEKRKTREDESNSEEGFQTVTRRKRAAKRLLRSNSHKGQVEPSRGESQYIERYEVCITSLEILPKQMAMAKLLRGENISNILRIKYKSPYKVLIQVEDEETAEKLLGCQKILNMGCRCQMTTETSFCYGIVKNVDLDMTEKDLVDVVESSAEVVSIKRLNRIDADGKWVPSETIRLCFKGTILPPYITAYGCRFKVDTYIFPVTQCSGCWKFGHVVKFCPTKKIVCPKCGENHENCEIKEFSCANCKGSHLALDKICPIYQKEKLIRSIMSKNNTTYRKALLIYKEEMAEKEESESEIINWEMEPTPAQATGMDTSASQPASVPISGTSQNTYSNVVGAKTMVQQTRLDSEETPASYNKKKNDKKNKKKEETKGNLCNTEKCSMEFEEVEMGNNKKQESQRATQQERRSKFRIIFERFKDILLSNVSVGEKIFLLLQLIVEQCKVVLKDMFTDGEMLGKIFKLFNG; this is translated from the coding sequence ATGGAAAATAATAGTGACGGCGACATACAATTGAATAGAAGTTTGGAAGTTCAAGAAAAAACGAGCAGGCAGGAAAGTGATGTTGTTGAAGAGATAGAATGGGATGACTCAAACTTCAGGAATACTGAGAAAAGGAAGACTAGGGAAGATGAAAGTAATAGTGAGGAAGGTTTCCAAACTGTTACCCGCAGAAAGAGGGCAGCGAAGCGTTTACTGAGGAGTAACTCCCACAAGGGCCAAGTTGAACCATCAAGAGGAGAATCGCAATATATTGAAAGATATGAAGTATGTATTACTTCTTTGGAGATTTTACCTAAGCAAATGGCTATGGCAAAGTTGCTGAGAGGtgagaatatttcaaatattttgagaataaaatataaaagcccCTATAAGGTTCTCATTCAAGTAGAAGACGAAGAGACGGCAGAAAAACTGTTAGgttgtcaaaaaatacttaatatggGATGTAGATGTCAGATGACTACGGAAACCAGTTTTTGTTATGGTATTGTGAAAAATGTTGATTTAGATATGACAGAAAAAGATTTAGTGGATGTTGTAGAATCTTCAGCAGAAGTTGTCTCAATTAAACGTTTAAATCGCATTGACGCAGATGGAAAATGGGTACCGAGTGAAACAATAAGACTATGTTTTAAAGGAACCATTTTACCCCCATATATAACAGCATATGGATGTAGATTCAAGGTTGATACCTATATATTCCCTGTAACTCAATGTTCCGGGTGCTGGAAATTTGGACATGTAGTCAAGTTCTGTCCCACGAAGAAAATTGTTTGCCCTAAATGTGGAGAGAACCatgaaaattgtgaaattaaagaattttcaTGTGCCAATTGTAAAGGTTCCCACTTGGCCCTAGACAAAATATGCCCCATTTACCAAAAAGAGAAATTGATTCGCTCTATTATGAGTAAGAATAATACCACGTATAGAAAggcattacttatttataaagaagaGATGGCGGAGAAAGAAGAGTCGGAGTCTGAGATCATAAACTGGGAAATGGAACCGACCCCTGCACAAGCAACTGGTATGGACACCAGCGCCTCACAGCCTGCCTCTGTCCCAATTTCCGGTACTTCTCAAAATACTTATAGCAATGTTGTAGGGGCTAAAACAATGGTCCAGCAAACGCGACTAGATAGTGAAGAAACTCCTGCCTCATATAATAAGAAGAAAAACgacaaaaagaataaaaaaaaggaagaaaCGAAGGGAAATCTTTGCAACACGGAAAAATGTTCTATGGAATTCGAGGAAGTCGAAAtgggtaataataaaaaacaggaATCACAACGAGCAACTCAGCAAGAAAGAAGATCAAAgtttagaataatttttgaacgttttaaagatatattattgtcTAATGTTTCGGTgggagaaaaaatttttttgttgcttCAGTTGATTGTTGAACAATGTAAAGTTGTTTTAAAGGATATGTTTACCGATGGAGAGATGTTAggcaaaatttttaaactttttaatggaTAG